Proteins encoded together in one Streptomyces sp. TLI_171 window:
- a CDS encoding RDD family protein codes for MSSNTPPGYGPSQDPYQKPQEPNPYAQQQPPAPGYGEQPGYGQQIPGQQGYGQQPYGAPQGAPLPGWIAPTPPPGVPPTPGTRTLATPVDRFVARLIDGVILAVVVNILATLMFAPFSIMYWVLFAAAYVLYDGLLMLTQHCQTVGKKVMKLRVVSVATGARPTDNEIWTRAGVWGGPAIIPLLGSLAMLVNALSPLWDKPLQQAFHDKAAKTVVVKEN; via the coding sequence ATGAGCAGCAACACCCCTCCTGGCTACGGGCCTTCGCAGGATCCGTACCAGAAGCCGCAGGAGCCGAACCCCTACGCCCAGCAGCAGCCCCCGGCTCCCGGCTACGGCGAGCAGCCCGGCTACGGCCAGCAGATCCCGGGCCAGCAGGGCTACGGCCAGCAGCCGTACGGCGCGCCGCAGGGCGCCCCGCTGCCGGGCTGGATCGCTCCGACCCCGCCTCCCGGCGTGCCGCCGACCCCGGGCACCCGCACGCTGGCCACCCCGGTGGACCGGTTCGTGGCCCGCCTGATCGACGGCGTGATCCTCGCGGTGGTGGTCAACATCCTCGCCACTCTGATGTTCGCTCCGTTCAGCATCATGTACTGGGTGCTGTTCGCGGCCGCCTACGTGCTCTACGACGGCCTGCTGATGCTCACTCAGCACTGCCAGACCGTGGGCAAGAAGGTCATGAAGCTGCGGGTGGTCAGCGTCGCGACCGGCGCCCGGCCGACCGACAACGAGATCTGGACCCGGGCCGGGGTCTGGGGCGGCCCGGCGATCATCCCGCTCCTCGGCTCGCTGGCGATGCTGGTCAACGCGCTCTCCCCGCTCTGGGACAAGCCGCTGCAGCAGGCGTTCCACGACAAGGCCGCCAAGACCGTCGTGGTCAAGGAGAACTGA
- the dnaE gene encoding DNA polymerase III subunit alpha → MSDQPYAHLHVHTEYSMLDGAARLKQLFKEVERLGQTHVAMTDHGNMYGAAEFHKQATAAGITPVIGIEAYVAPESRSNTKRILWGQPHQKKDDVSASGAYTHKTIWARNKEGLHNLFKLTSRSYAEGWLVKWPRMDKEIIAEHAAGLMATTGCPSGEVQTRLRLGQFDEALKSAADYRDIFGAENYFLELMDHGLDIERRVRDGLLEISKKLNIPPVVTNDSHYTTEGDAGAHDLLLCVQTGKNLSDPDRFRFDGTGYYIKSAAEMYGLDSSDAWQEGCRNSQLLVASRVDTAGMFEFKNLMPRFPIPEGYESEADFFKAKVWEGMDWRFPGGYDEEHKKLAEYEMDTIIQMGFPAYFLVVADFIMWAKSQGIAVGPGRGSAAGSLVAYAMGITDLDPIPHGLIFERFLNPERISMPDVDIDFDERRRGDVIRYVTEKWGSDKVAMIVTYGTIKAKAAIKDSSRVLGYPYAMGDRITKAMPPDVMGKGIPLSGITDPSHPRYGEAGEIRGLYENDPDVRKVIDTARGIEGLIRQPGVHAAGVIMSAEPLTDHIPVWTRHTDGVTITQFDYPTCEGLGLLKMDFLGLRNLTIMDDAVKAIEKNKGVKIELLQLPLDDKPAYELLARGDTLGVFQLDGGPMRSLLRLMKPDNFEDISAVLALYRPGPMGVNSHTNYALRKNGQQEITPIHPELEKPLEEILKPTYGLIVYQEQVQKAAQILAGYSLGQADLLRRAMGKKKKEILEAEFVPFQKGCRERGYSDAAIQAVWDVLVPFSGYAFNKAHTAGYGLVSYWTAYLKANYPAEYMSALLTSVKDDKDKSAVYLNECRKMGIQVLPPDVNESDADFTPHGSETVRFGLTAIRNVGGPVVESMIRTRKAKGKYTSFPDFLDKVESVVCNKRTVESLIKAGSFDSLGHTRKGLTAQFEPMIDNVVGIKRKEAEGQFDLFGGDAVSDEPSFGLDVVFSEEEWEKSFLLTQEREMLGLYVSSHPLHGIEHVLADKADCAVADLAERPDGAIVTIGGIISGLQRKMTKQGNAWAIATVEDLAGSIDCMFFPASYQLVSSQLVEDAVVFVRGKLDKREDVPRLMGMELSVPDLSNVGAQLPIVITVPDNKLTPPIVGRLREVLTHHKGSTEVHIHLRGPHRTVVLRLDRHRVKSDPALFGDLKQLLGPSCLAG, encoded by the coding sequence TTGAGCGACCAGCCGTACGCGCACCTGCACGTCCACACCGAGTATTCGATGCTGGACGGCGCCGCCCGGCTGAAGCAGCTCTTCAAGGAGGTCGAGCGACTCGGCCAGACCCACGTCGCGATGACCGACCACGGCAACATGTACGGCGCGGCCGAGTTCCACAAGCAGGCCACCGCGGCCGGCATCACCCCGGTGATCGGCATCGAGGCGTACGTCGCGCCGGAGTCCCGCTCCAACACCAAGCGCATCCTGTGGGGTCAGCCGCACCAGAAGAAGGACGACGTCTCGGCGTCCGGCGCCTACACCCACAAGACCATCTGGGCCCGCAACAAGGAGGGCCTGCACAACCTCTTCAAGCTGACCTCCCGCTCCTACGCGGAGGGCTGGCTGGTGAAGTGGCCCCGGATGGACAAGGAGATCATCGCCGAGCACGCGGCCGGCCTGATGGCCACCACCGGCTGCCCCTCCGGCGAGGTGCAGACCCGGCTGCGGCTCGGGCAGTTCGACGAGGCGCTGAAGTCCGCCGCCGACTACCGCGACATCTTCGGGGCCGAGAACTACTTCCTGGAGCTGATGGACCACGGGCTCGACATCGAGCGGCGGGTCCGCGACGGCCTGCTGGAGATCTCCAAGAAGCTGAACATCCCGCCGGTGGTCACCAACGACTCGCACTACACCACCGAGGGCGACGCGGGCGCGCACGACCTGCTGCTGTGCGTGCAGACCGGCAAGAACCTCTCCGACCCGGACCGCTTCCGCTTCGACGGCACCGGCTACTACATCAAGTCGGCCGCCGAGATGTACGGCCTGGACTCCTCCGACGCCTGGCAGGAGGGCTGCCGCAACAGCCAGCTGCTGGTGGCCTCCCGGGTCGACACCGCCGGCATGTTCGAGTTCAAGAACCTGATGCCGCGCTTCCCGATCCCGGAGGGCTACGAGTCCGAGGCGGACTTCTTCAAGGCCAAGGTCTGGGAGGGGATGGACTGGCGCTTCCCCGGCGGCTACGACGAGGAGCACAAGAAGCTCGCCGAGTACGAGATGGACACCATCATCCAGATGGGGTTCCCGGCGTACTTCCTGGTGGTCGCAGACTTCATCATGTGGGCCAAGAGCCAGGGCATCGCGGTCGGCCCCGGCCGAGGCTCCGCCGCCGGCTCGCTGGTGGCCTACGCCATGGGCATCACCGACCTCGACCCGATCCCGCACGGCCTGATCTTCGAGCGCTTCCTCAACCCCGAGCGCATCTCCATGCCCGACGTCGACATCGACTTCGACGAGCGCCGGCGCGGCGACGTGATCCGCTACGTCACGGAGAAGTGGGGCTCCGACAAGGTCGCCATGATCGTCACGTACGGCACCATCAAGGCGAAGGCCGCCATCAAGGACTCCTCCCGGGTCCTCGGCTACCCGTACGCGATGGGCGACCGGATCACCAAGGCGATGCCGCCGGACGTGATGGGCAAGGGCATCCCGCTGTCCGGCATCACCGACCCCTCGCACCCCCGCTACGGCGAGGCGGGCGAGATCCGCGGCCTGTACGAGAACGACCCCGACGTCCGCAAGGTGATCGACACCGCCCGCGGCATCGAGGGCCTGATCCGCCAGCCCGGCGTGCACGCGGCCGGCGTGATCATGTCCGCCGAGCCGCTGACCGACCACATCCCGGTCTGGACCCGGCACACCGACGGCGTCACCATCACCCAGTTCGACTACCCCACCTGCGAGGGCCTCGGCCTTCTGAAGATGGACTTCCTCGGACTGCGCAACCTGACGATCATGGACGACGCCGTCAAGGCGATCGAGAAGAACAAGGGCGTCAAGATCGAGCTGCTCCAGCTGCCGCTCGACGACAAGCCGGCCTACGAACTCCTCGCCCGCGGCGACACCCTGGGCGTGTTCCAGCTCGACGGCGGCCCGATGCGCTCGCTGCTGCGCCTGATGAAGCCCGACAACTTCGAGGACATCTCCGCCGTCCTGGCGCTGTACCGACCGGGCCCGATGGGCGTCAACTCGCACACCAACTACGCGCTGCGCAAGAACGGCCAGCAGGAGATCACCCCGATCCACCCGGAGCTGGAGAAGCCCCTGGAGGAGATCCTCAAGCCCACCTACGGCCTGATCGTCTATCAGGAGCAGGTGCAGAAGGCCGCGCAGATCCTGGCCGGCTACTCGCTCGGCCAGGCCGACCTGCTCCGCCGCGCGATGGGCAAGAAGAAGAAGGAGATCCTGGAGGCCGAGTTCGTCCCGTTCCAGAAGGGCTGCCGGGAGCGCGGCTACTCGGACGCGGCGATCCAGGCGGTGTGGGACGTCCTGGTCCCGTTCTCCGGCTACGCCTTCAACAAGGCGCACACCGCCGGCTACGGGCTGGTCTCCTACTGGACGGCGTACCTCAAGGCCAACTACCCGGCCGAGTACATGTCGGCGCTGCTCACCTCGGTCAAGGACGACAAGGACAAGTCGGCGGTCTACCTCAACGAGTGCCGCAAGATGGGCATCCAGGTGCTGCCGCCGGACGTCAACGAGTCCGACGCCGACTTCACCCCGCACGGCAGCGAGACCGTCCGGTTCGGCCTGACCGCGATCCGCAACGTCGGCGGCCCGGTGGTGGAGTCGATGATCCGCACCCGGAAGGCCAAGGGGAAGTACACCTCGTTCCCGGACTTCCTGGACAAGGTCGAGTCGGTGGTCTGCAACAAGCGCACCGTCGAGTCGCTGATCAAGGCCGGCTCCTTCGACTCGCTCGGGCACACCCGCAAGGGCCTGACCGCCCAGTTCGAGCCGATGATCGACAACGTGGTGGGGATCAAGCGGAAGGAGGCGGAGGGCCAGTTCGACCTGTTCGGCGGCGACGCCGTCTCCGACGAGCCGTCCTTCGGCCTGGACGTGGTGTTCTCCGAGGAGGAGTGGGAGAAGTCCTTCCTGCTCACCCAGGAGCGCGAGATGCTCGGCCTGTACGTCTCCTCGCACCCGCTGCACGGCATCGAGCACGTGCTCGCCGACAAGGCGGACTGCGCGGTCGCCGACCTCGCCGAGCGCCCCGACGGCGCCATCGTCACCATCGGCGGCATCATCTCCGGCCTGCAGCGCAAGATGACCAAGCAGGGCAACGCCTGGGCGATCGCCACCGTCGAGGACCTCGCGGGCTCCATCGACTGCATGTTCTTCCCCGCCAGCTACCAGCTGGTCTCCTCCCAACTCGTCGAGGACGCCGTGGTGTTCGTCCGCGGCAAGCTCGACAAGCGGGAGGACGTGCCGCGGCTGATGGGCATGGAGCTGTCCGTCCCCGACCTCAGCAACGTCGGCGCGCAGCTCCCCATCGTGATCACCGTGCCGGACAACAAGCTCACCCCGCCGATCGTCGGCCGGCTCCGCGAGGTCCTCACCCACCACAAGGGCAGCACCGAGGTCCACATCCACCTGCGAGGCCCCCACCGGACGGTGGTGCTGCGCCTGGACCGGCACCGGGTGAAGTCCGACCCGGCGCTGTTCGGCGACCTCAAGCAGCTGCTCGGGCCGAGCTGCCTGGCGGGCTGA
- a CDS encoding winged helix DNA-binding domain-containing protein, translating into MPAERTLSDRELTVSYFERQLLHADAGLPAAGAVRRLAALQAQYSPSPHLALWARLPGFGYRELEAALLDGSVVKSTLMRGTLHLVPGEDYGQLAAAWRRRWLPDLRGRHRAAGLDEVALEASLREFAAVPRSAEELRGHTAEASGGKVRTDDLLNYARALLPLVHVAPSGHWRAHGKPRLVLWPGELPAEPAATARLVRRYLAGYGPASRADIAHFSGLPLRQIDPALAELGEPVRYRAEDGRELLDLPDAPPVDVDPDRELPVRLLPKWDAALLSHADRTRMLPAAIHQQVYRAVNGTLLASYLVDGRVAGVWEHACKRGAAVLTLTPLLPHARRPELVREGERLLAFLEPEADSREVVFAS; encoded by the coding sequence ATGCCGGCCGAACGCACCCTGTCCGACCGCGAGCTGACGGTCTCCTACTTCGAGCGGCAGCTGCTGCACGCCGACGCCGGGCTGCCGGCCGCCGGGGCGGTCCGGCGGCTGGCCGCGCTCCAGGCCCAGTACTCGCCGTCGCCGCACCTGGCGCTGTGGGCCCGGCTGCCGGGCTTCGGGTACCGGGAGCTGGAGGCGGCGCTGCTGGACGGCAGCGTGGTCAAGTCGACGCTGATGCGCGGCACCCTGCACCTGGTGCCCGGCGAGGACTACGGGCAGCTGGCCGCGGCCTGGCGCCGCCGGTGGCTGCCCGACCTGCGCGGCCGGCACCGGGCCGCCGGCCTGGACGAGGTCGCACTGGAGGCCTCGCTGCGGGAGTTCGCGGCCGTCCCGCGCAGCGCGGAGGAGCTGCGCGGGCACACCGCGGAGGCGTCCGGCGGCAAGGTCCGCACGGACGACCTGCTGAACTACGCCCGGGCGCTGCTCCCGCTGGTGCACGTCGCCCCGTCCGGGCACTGGCGGGCGCACGGCAAGCCCCGGCTGGTGCTGTGGCCGGGCGAGCTGCCGGCGGAGCCGGCCGCCACCGCCCGGCTGGTGCGCCGCTACCTGGCCGGGTACGGGCCGGCCTCGCGGGCCGACATCGCGCACTTCAGCGGCCTGCCGCTGCGCCAGATCGACCCGGCGCTGGCCGAGCTCGGCGAGCCGGTCCGCTACCGGGCCGAGGACGGCCGCGAGCTGCTCGACCTGCCGGACGCCCCGCCGGTCGACGTCGACCCGGACCGCGAGCTGCCGGTGCGGCTGCTGCCGAAGTGGGACGCGGCGCTGCTCTCGCACGCCGACCGCACCCGGATGCTGCCCGCCGCGATCCACCAGCAGGTGTACCGGGCGGTCAACGGCACCCTGCTGGCCTCCTACCTGGTGGACGGCCGGGTCGCGGGCGTCTGGGAGCACGCCTGCAAGCGCGGCGCGGCCGTCCTCACCCTGACCCCGCTGCTGCCGCACGCCCGGCGCCCCGAGCTGGTGCGGGAGGGCGAGCGGCTGCTGGCCTTCCTGGAGCCGGAGGCGGACAGCCGCGAGGTGGTGTTCGCCTCCTGA
- a CDS encoding dienelactone hydrolase family protein — translation MEGRAPDPHRGAPPVAEIVLFHSAYGLRPAVHRAADRLRAAGHTVHTPDLYDGRTFDDLEDGMAYRDQVGNDELLRRAVTAVAPLLPAERGLVYAGFSLGGSLAQNLALADEQARGLLLLHGTSDLREDAATGIPVQLHVAEPDAYESEDWLNTWYLQLTRAGADVEVHRYRGAGHLYTDPELPDHDAEAAERTWAAALAFLAELDQQD, via the coding sequence ATGGAGGGTCGAGCACCGGACCCGCACCGAGGAGCCCCACCCGTGGCCGAGATCGTCCTGTTCCACTCCGCGTACGGCCTGCGCCCCGCCGTGCACCGGGCCGCCGACCGGCTGCGCGCCGCCGGGCACACCGTGCACACCCCCGACCTGTACGACGGGCGGACCTTCGACGACCTGGAGGACGGCATGGCGTACCGCGACCAGGTCGGCAACGACGAACTGCTGCGCCGCGCCGTCACCGCCGTCGCCCCGCTGCTGCCCGCCGAGCGGGGTCTGGTGTACGCCGGGTTCTCGCTCGGCGGCTCGCTGGCGCAGAACCTGGCGCTCGCCGACGAGCAGGCCCGCGGGCTGCTGCTCCTGCACGGCACCTCCGACCTGCGGGAGGACGCCGCCACCGGGATCCCGGTGCAGCTGCACGTCGCCGAGCCGGACGCGTACGAGTCCGAGGACTGGCTGAACACCTGGTACCTGCAGCTGACCCGGGCCGGTGCCGACGTCGAGGTGCACCGCTACCGGGGCGCCGGCCACCTGTACACCGACCCCGAACTGCCCGACCACGACGCCGAGGCCGCCGAGCGGACCTGGGCCGCCGCGCTGGCCTTCCTGGCGGAACTCGACCAGCAGGACTGA
- a CDS encoding M9 family metallopeptidase, translated as MRTFRIPFASATRTLTLLLSFCLALGFLGALAPGARAAAPAGPPTAAGQAKAAKSAPRSTEAAERRKDAAREVRADASKRPPLASGGEPAAVRAQALAAAATCNTADFTSRTGSALVTQIKSASVDCVNSLFTLKGNDAKLAFTESQMVTVANALRTVAAGYPGDDSTSATQIVLYLRAGYFVQWYNPDVVGPYGSSLKSAIEGGLDAFFAAPHAQDVSDANGATLAEAVTLIDSAAENARYLGVVKRLLAGYNSSYDASWWMLNAVNNTYTVLWRGHQNSDFLPAVQADPSVLDTLQSFASRNNALLGGDKGYLVSNAGRELGRFLQYPALQAKTRPLVKSLLDQSSITGRTAALWVGLAEMTDGYDKANCAYYGTCDLANRLRAAVLTVNYTCSSSIRIVAQALTADQLTTACTSLKGQDAYFHGVVRDAGAVAGDNNTTIEVVVFHSSSDYQTYAGTIFGISTDNGGMYLEGDPAAAGNQPRFVAYEAEWVRPDFQIWNLNHEYTHYLDGRFDMYGDFDAGMVTPTVWWVEGFAEYVSYSYRNVEYTDAITQAGLHTYALSTLFDTTYDNADQTRVYNWGYLAVRYMLQSHRADLDALLAKYRAGDWNGARTILKTTIGTRYDADFNAWLTACNGGNCGAPTVPTAPECTGADTRQLDRNCRRSGVAATTGNYAYFYLYVPAGTGSLTITATGGTGNADLYYNGGAWATTGSYTARSTTGGNNETLTISNPPAGYNYISLYAQQGFTGAAVTTSY; from the coding sequence GTGCGAACCTTCCGGATACCGTTCGCGTCCGCGACGCGGACGCTGACCCTCCTGCTGTCCTTCTGTCTGGCCCTCGGCTTCCTCGGCGCGCTGGCCCCCGGAGCCCGGGCGGCCGCCCCCGCCGGCCCGCCCACGGCGGCCGGCCAGGCGAAAGCGGCGAAGTCCGCGCCGCGCAGCACCGAGGCGGCCGAGCGCCGCAAGGACGCCGCCCGCGAGGTTCGGGCGGACGCCAGCAAGCGGCCGCCGCTGGCGTCCGGCGGCGAGCCCGCGGCCGTACGGGCCCAGGCGCTCGCCGCGGCGGCGACCTGCAACACCGCGGACTTCACCAGCCGCACCGGCAGCGCCCTGGTGACGCAGATCAAGTCCGCGAGCGTGGACTGCGTCAACTCGCTGTTCACCCTCAAGGGCAACGACGCCAAGCTGGCCTTCACCGAGTCGCAGATGGTCACGGTGGCCAACGCGCTGCGCACCGTCGCCGCCGGCTACCCCGGCGACGACTCCACCTCGGCCACCCAGATCGTGCTGTACCTGCGGGCCGGGTACTTCGTGCAGTGGTACAACCCGGACGTGGTCGGCCCGTACGGCAGCAGCCTGAAGTCGGCGATCGAGGGCGGCCTGGACGCCTTCTTCGCCGCCCCGCACGCGCAGGACGTGTCCGACGCCAACGGGGCCACCCTGGCCGAGGCGGTCACCCTGATCGACAGCGCGGCCGAGAACGCCCGCTACCTGGGCGTGGTGAAGCGGCTGCTGGCCGGCTACAACAGCAGCTACGACGCGTCCTGGTGGATGCTCAACGCCGTCAACAACACCTACACCGTGCTCTGGCGCGGCCACCAGAACAGCGACTTCCTGCCCGCCGTGCAGGCCGACCCGAGCGTGCTGGACACCCTGCAGTCCTTCGCCTCCCGCAACAACGCGCTGCTCGGCGGCGACAAGGGCTACCTGGTCTCCAACGCGGGCCGCGAACTCGGCCGCTTCCTGCAGTACCCGGCGCTGCAGGCGAAGACCCGGCCGCTGGTGAAGAGCCTGCTCGACCAGAGCTCGATCACCGGCCGGACCGCCGCGCTCTGGGTCGGCCTGGCCGAGATGACCGACGGCTACGACAAGGCCAACTGCGCCTACTACGGCACCTGCGACCTGGCGAACCGGCTGAGGGCCGCGGTGCTGACGGTCAACTACACCTGCAGCAGCTCGATCAGGATCGTCGCCCAGGCGCTGACGGCCGATCAGCTGACCACCGCCTGCACCAGCCTGAAGGGCCAGGACGCCTACTTCCACGGCGTGGTCCGGGACGCCGGCGCCGTCGCGGGCGACAACAACACCACCATCGAGGTGGTGGTCTTCCACTCCAGCAGCGACTACCAGACCTACGCCGGCACCATCTTCGGGATCTCCACCGACAACGGCGGCATGTACCTGGAGGGCGACCCGGCCGCGGCGGGCAACCAGCCGCGGTTCGTCGCCTACGAGGCCGAGTGGGTCCGCCCGGACTTCCAGATCTGGAACCTCAACCACGAGTACACCCACTACCTCGACGGCCGGTTCGACATGTACGGCGACTTCGACGCCGGCATGGTCACCCCGACCGTGTGGTGGGTCGAGGGCTTCGCCGAGTACGTCTCCTACTCCTACCGGAACGTCGAGTACACCGACGCGATCACCCAGGCGGGCCTGCACACCTACGCGCTGTCCACCCTGTTCGACACCACCTACGACAACGCCGACCAGACCCGGGTCTACAACTGGGGCTACCTGGCGGTCCGTTACATGCTCCAGTCGCACCGCGCCGACCTGGACGCCCTGCTCGCCAAGTACCGGGCCGGGGACTGGAACGGCGCCCGGACGATCCTGAAGACCACCATCGGGACCCGCTACGACGCCGACTTCAACGCCTGGCTGACCGCCTGCAACGGCGGCAACTGCGGCGCCCCGACGGTGCCCACCGCCCCCGAGTGCACCGGCGCCGACACCCGGCAGCTCGACCGGAACTGCCGCCGCTCCGGCGTGGCCGCCACCACCGGCAACTACGCCTACTTCTACCTGTACGTCCCCGCCGGCACCGGCAGCCTGACCATCACCGCCACGGGCGGCACCGGCAACGCCGACCTCTACTACAACGGCGGCGCCTGGGCCACCACCGGTTCCTACACCGCCAGGTCCACCACCGGCGGCAACAACGAGACCCTGACCATCAGCAACCCGCCCGCCGGCTACAACTACATCAGCCTGTACGCCCAGCAGGGCTTCACCGGCGCGGCCGTCACCACCTCGTACTGA
- a CDS encoding DUF4180 domain-containing protein yields the protein MAVQDVGGVQVMVCPAEGEALAGEQQAVDLLGDAHYQGASWVAVPVARLGEEFFRLRSGVAGAVVQKFAQYRMGLVVVGDIAAHVERSDALRDFVRESNRGGQLWFVADLPELAGRLAN from the coding sequence ATGGCGGTGCAGGACGTGGGCGGGGTGCAGGTGATGGTGTGCCCGGCGGAGGGCGAGGCGCTGGCGGGGGAGCAGCAGGCGGTGGACCTGCTGGGGGACGCCCACTACCAGGGGGCGTCCTGGGTGGCGGTGCCGGTGGCGCGGCTGGGGGAGGAGTTCTTCCGGCTGCGCAGCGGGGTCGCCGGCGCCGTGGTGCAGAAGTTCGCCCAGTACCGGATGGGTCTGGTGGTGGTGGGCGACATCGCGGCGCACGTGGAGCGCTCGGACGCGCTGCGGGACTTCGTGCGGGAGAGCAACCGGGGCGGGCAGCTGTGGTTCGTGGCGGATCTGCCGGAGTTGGCCGGGCGCTTGGCGAACTAG
- a CDS encoding serine protein kinase RIO translates to MRERFADSDSFSRIRPKGASRRGRKADRFDDLAEPEYLYFPSDEPADGGSDEESPAPVTDGPPVGDRWSTWDQSTPTEKGPEPRPDWVVTELAAVETELGIVKTGKEADVFLLERAVPGTGRRTLMAAKRYRDAQHRMFHRDSGYLEGRQHKESRITRAMAKRTTFGKEAIAGQWAAAEFAALSRLWSAGVAVPYPVQITGTEILMEFVGDESGAAAPRLAQLRTEEADVDDLWEQLGSSLSVLAFDGYAHGDLSAYNILVHRGRLVIIDVPQIVDVVANPRGLSFLERDVRNVGAWFVSRGLPAARVDELVESLAAEARLRR, encoded by the coding sequence GTGCGCGAGCGCTTTGCCGACAGCGATTCCTTCTCCCGTATCCGCCCCAAGGGCGCGTCCCGTCGCGGCCGCAAGGCCGACCGCTTCGACGACCTGGCCGAACCCGAGTACCTCTACTTCCCCTCCGACGAGCCCGCCGACGGCGGGTCCGACGAGGAGTCCCCGGCCCCGGTGACCGACGGTCCCCCCGTCGGCGACCGCTGGTCGACGTGGGACCAGTCCACCCCGACCGAGAAGGGCCCCGAGCCGCGCCCCGACTGGGTCGTCACCGAACTCGCGGCCGTCGAAACCGAGTTGGGCATCGTCAAGACCGGCAAGGAGGCGGACGTCTTCCTGCTGGAGCGCGCCGTCCCCGGCACCGGCCGCCGCACCCTGATGGCCGCCAAGCGGTACCGGGACGCCCAGCACCGGATGTTCCACCGGGACTCCGGGTACCTGGAGGGCCGCCAGCACAAGGAGTCCCGGATCACCCGGGCGATGGCCAAGCGGACGACGTTCGGCAAGGAGGCGATCGCCGGCCAGTGGGCGGCCGCCGAGTTCGCCGCGCTGAGCCGCCTGTGGTCCGCGGGCGTGGCCGTGCCCTACCCGGTGCAGATCACGGGCACCGAGATCCTGATGGAGTTCGTCGGCGACGAGAGCGGTGCCGCCGCCCCCCGGCTGGCCCAACTCCGCACCGAGGAGGCCGATGTCGACGACCTGTGGGAGCAGTTGGGCAGCAGCCTCTCGGTGCTGGCCTTCGACGGGTACGCCCACGGTGACCTCTCGGCGTACAACATCCTGGTGCACCGCGGCCGCCTGGTGATCATCGACGTTCCGCAGATCGTCGACGTGGTGGCCAACCCGCGCGGCCTCTCCTTCCTGGAGCGGGACGTGCGCAACGTCGGCGCCTGGTTCGTCTCCCGCGGCCTGCCCGCCGCCCGGGTGGACGAGCTGGTCGAGTCGCTGGCGGCGGAGGCCCGGCTGCGCCGCTGA
- a CDS encoding MBL fold metallo-hydrolase has product MPNTLIDFTAERPATRPLDVRWIHGSPSSKHNTDPDLQVFAHDEHTVILRQNKAVHYEAPFLYLLFGNERAVLIDTGATAEPAHLPLRRTVDGLVADWLERHPREDYGLLVLHTHSHGDHTAGDGQFADRPDTELVPAVKDSAWPWYGFDADPDAVVTVDLGGRVLEAIATPGHHAAAVTHYDPWTGFLLTGDTVYPGRLYIEDWAAFTRSIDRMIEFAEQRTVTHVLGCHIEMSTTPGVDYPIFHTHQEHEAPLELRPAHLYEIRGALAAIGGEPRKTVLPRFILWPNP; this is encoded by the coding sequence GTGCCGAACACCCTCATCGACTTCACCGCCGAGCGTCCCGCGACCCGGCCGCTCGACGTCCGGTGGATCCACGGTTCGCCGTCGTCGAAGCACAACACCGATCCCGACCTGCAGGTGTTCGCCCACGACGAGCACACCGTGATCCTGCGGCAGAACAAGGCGGTGCACTACGAGGCGCCGTTCCTGTACCTGCTGTTCGGCAACGAGCGGGCCGTGCTGATCGACACCGGCGCGACCGCCGAGCCCGCGCACCTGCCGCTGCGGCGGACCGTGGACGGGCTGGTCGCCGACTGGCTGGAACGCCACCCGCGCGAGGACTACGGGCTGCTGGTGCTGCACACCCACTCGCACGGCGACCACACCGCCGGGGACGGGCAGTTCGCGGACCGGCCGGACACCGAACTGGTACCGGCCGTGAAGGACTCCGCCTGGCCCTGGTACGGCTTCGACGCCGACCCGGACGCGGTGGTCACGGTCGACCTCGGCGGGCGGGTGCTGGAGGCGATCGCCACCCCGGGGCACCACGCCGCCGCGGTCACCCACTACGACCCGTGGACCGGCTTCCTGCTCACCGGTGACACCGTCTACCCCGGCCGGCTCTACATCGAGGACTGGGCGGCCTTCACCCGCAGCATCGACCGGATGATCGAGTTCGCCGAACAGCGCACCGTCACCCACGTGCTGGGCTGCCACATCGAGATGTCGACCACGCCGGGCGTCGACTACCCGATCTTCCACACCCACCAGGAGCACGAGGCGCCGCTGGAGCTCAGGCCGGCCCACCTGTACGAGATCCGCGGGGCGCTGGCCGCGATCGGCGGAGAACCGCGGAAGACGGTGCTCCCGCGGTTCATCCTCTGGCCGAACCCGTAG